ctgagttctaggagaagccagggctacacagagaaaccctgtcttgaaaaacaaaacaaaaacaaacaaaaggaaggctGGGGAGGTAATCTCCAGTgtgagaagaggcaggagagggtTGAGTCTGGAAAGAAGGATATGAGCCTGCCCCAGGCAGTGGAAGGTAAGAGGTGAGTCTGTCAGGGGGTTAGTTCACCTCTGGTGTCCAGCCAGTCTGGGTGGTTGGACAGGCTGAGGAGGTGAGTGATACTGTCTCCTCCACACCCAGGGCCCTGCACACATACATCCtgacacgtatacacacacactcccatctcACCACAGCCCTGAGTCACAAGGGCCTCCCCACAATTTAGACGTGACTTACTCCCTCACAGCATCTGGGGACTGTGCTGAAGATTTCTCCCTGGACTCAGCACTGATTTTCCTTAACAGAGTCCCCATCTGATGACCTGGGAAGCCTGCACCCTGGGGCCCTGCTGTTCCAAGCTGCTGGacatcctccatctcttcctaCCATGGCTGATGCCCTGGCCCATGGAGCTGATGTCAACTGGGTCAATGGGGCTCAGGGGAATGCCACACCTCTGATCCgggccacagctgctgtgaggacCATGCTGACCTTGCCCACTCTACCCCAAAGCTCCTCCTGACTGTCCTAGGGGTCTCCATCCTCTAGGGAAAGCCCATAGACTGGGTGTTAAGGGTGGTTTGGAGGTGGTGAGCCAATCTTGGACCCAGAGCTTGCATGAGATTTTAAACAACTTGTCAGTCGCTGTGGATCTTTAGCCTCCTCACGAGTAAACTAGGAATGGCAGGAGGCCTGAGAGGCGGGTCAGCATGTGCTGCACTtgctgaggaccagggttcaattcccaggaacccagaAGGCGGCTCAgaactgtaactccagtaccagaagatccaacgccctcttctggcgtcctCATTCACTGCATGCAGCACacaagcatgcaggcaaaatacacataaaataaaaaatctttaaaaagaggaatGGCATGCCTCATCAGAGTGCAGAGTAGATTTAATACACGAGCGTGTAAGAGATGACAGCCAAGCCTAGGTGCACCCTGAATACCACACTCCACACTCCCAATGTCTTAATTACGCCATCCACCTCTAAAAATGTCACCCCCCCCCGATCTCTCTACGCAGAATTCTCTTATGGCCTGTGAGTTTCTCCTCCAGAATGGGGCAAACGTGAACCAGGCAGACAGTGCTGGCCGGGGCCCACTTCACCATGCCACCATTCTTGGCCACACAGGGTAGGGAGCCGTGGAAATGCCAGCATCGGGAGGAGGTTTTTTGTGGGGAAGACTTCAGCTGAATTTGACTGTTCTTTTCAGGCTTGCTTGCCTGTTCCTGAAGCGGGGTGCAGACCTGGGGGCTCGTGACACAGAAGGCAGGGACCCTCTGACTATTGCAATGGAAACTGCCAACGCAGACATCGTAACCCTGTGAGAATGCCAGAGGGTCGGGCTAGTACTTGGACAGTCCGTTCTTCTTTGGGGTAGGACTAATGCCAAAACCAGACCTGGAAGGTGAGGTCTGGGGAGCGTCGGGGTAAAGCTCTCTGTGGGTGGCGGGTGTGGGACAGGATGAAGTAATGGGAGTTCATCTTGGGAGCCATTATTCGTAGATCAACATTGCAGGAAAgttcatgtgtttgctttttaaagcgCTGGTCACCAGAAAGGCATTTTCACTGAGTGATGTAGCTCGAAGTGGGAAGTTAGGGAGTGCGAATTATTTTATTCCTTAATTCCCACCCTTCAGGTTACGACTGGCAAAGATGAGGGAGGCTGAAGCGGCCCAGGGCCAGGCAGGTAAAGTAACCGCTCATTTACCCGGACGCCCGGTCCTTGCTTACCTGTCCCCTTAGTGCCCAACCGCATTACTGCCATGGTTTATTCAACACACACGGTTTGGGCTCATCGAACGCACCTGACCctcagaacaaagaaaagaataggcGCCTGGGCTGCGCTTACGATGCACCCACACTTCAAATGCTCGCCCTGCCAGACCCCACCATACTGCCCGATGATGTTTTTTGTAGTAGCCCAGCTGTCCCACCTCCCAGcctttcctctgtcctcctcaggAGACGAGACGTATCTCGACATATTCCGGGACTTCTCTCTCATGGCGTCGGACGACCCCGAGAAACTCAGCCGTCGCAGTCACGACCTCCATACTCTTTGATTCCAGGCTCCTCCCCACTTTGCCATGACTTGTTCTTTAATAaagtctgttttttctttctcagttcatttacTGGGCGCCACCTGGGGGCCCGGCTGGGTGTTGGGCGCCGTAGCTTCTCAAGAGGTTAGATTTCTCTAATAAAGGAGGAGGCTGCCTAGCACCCTGTGGCAGGGCGAGAGGGGCTTTCGAGTTCAGAAGACAAGGGGTGGCCCAAAGGCATCCCTGGAATGCGATGGCTCAGCACCCGCCCCCTCGGGAGTTCCCAATGGGGATCCAACCCCGAGGCCTGGGTTTTCTCAGAAGGAAAGGACTGGAGATCTTGCTCCGACCAAGTTGTACTAGTGAGGTCATGCACATCTGCAGGGAACGCGGGACCTTCGCCGCCACATCCGTAGAGACGCCTGTGAATCATCCCTCCCCCGCTCGCATCGGCAGGTCCAGCCCGTCCGCCCCGTCTCTCCCGTCGGCGAGTCCCAGCTCCCACCCCCAGCAGAGCCCTGCCGGCGCACGGGGGCGGAGGGCGGGACGCTAGGGGGCGGGGCTGTCGCTTAAAGGGCCACTGACCGCTGCCCTTAGACCACTTCCTGGGGGGTGGAGAGGACCTCAGTTGCTGCTGCGACAACCCAGGAAGGCGGTAACGCCCAAGTCCCGAGACTCCGGCTGTTGCCAACAGAGTCCTGGGACACTCAGCTCTGACCGGGAGAGCATCGTCTCTCTCCAGCCGTACAGAACGGCTCGTCACCGGCTCCCATCAGTTGCGCTTCCATCTGTAGGGATCCGCTCCCCTAAGCCTGGTCTGGCCTCTGGGCAGGTCGTCGGAACCCGGCGTGGACTCACTCGCCTACTGCAAAAGCTATCTACTAAGAAACTAAAAAGTTGAGCCCTTTGAGTCCAGCCGGTGCTCGCCACCGTCACCTGCTGGTTGAATTCCGGAAACCCACTGTCTGAAGAACAGAAGGGAATCGCTGACCACGCAGAATCAGAATCGTCTGGACCAAAAGctccctgaccctgccttctcttcttttcGTCGATTCTTTCATCCTTTCGGAAATTTCTGTGTCCTGAAGCCCCCAATCGCCACCAAGGTAGCTGGGGTGAGCTACAAACTTTGCTGTCTTGTTCTCCAACCTCTGCCTCCAACATAGCGAGCCTAAACGTTTCCACCCAGTTCTTCCCAAACCCGGGAGgttctgcctttttcttctccttgccTGTCTCCTACAGTTCCCAAAATTTCCCCCCCTCCTGTGTCTTCCTCACCCCCTTCTTTTGGGGGCCCCGTGACCCTAAATGTGGGGGGAACACTATATTCCACTACATTGGAGACCCTGACACGCTTCCCAGACTCCATGCTGGGGGCCATGTTTAGGGCTGACACCCTTATGCCAGCCAATCTCAACCCGCAAGGAGATGGCCATTACTTCATCGACAGAGATGGCAAGGCTTTCCGGCACATCCTCAATTTCCTGCGACTGGGCCGTCTGGACCTGCCCCGTGGATATGGAGAAACTGCACTTCTTAAGGCAGAAGCTGACTTCTACCAGATCCGGCCCCTCCTGGATGCCCTGCGGGAATTGGAAGCTTCTCGGGGTACCCCAGCACCCAGAGCTGCCCTGCTCCATGCAGACGTAGATGTCAACCCGCGTCTGGTGCACTTCTCTGCTCGAAGGGGCCCACACCACTATGAGTTGAGCTCTGTCCAGGTGGACACCTTCCGAGCCAACCTCTTCTGTACTGACCCTGAGTGTCTGGGTGCCATGCGCAACCGATTTGGTGTGGCCAGTGGGGACAGGGCAGAGAGCGGTCCACATTTTCGTCTAGAGTGGGCCTCCCGCCCCCGGGAACTTCCTGAAGTGGAGTATGAAAGATTGGGGCTGCAACCACTGTGGACTGGGGGGCCAGAAAATCGGCGGGAGGTGGCGAACACACCtgccttcctggaggaggtgctgAGGGTGGCTCTGGAACATGGCTTCCGCCTGGACTCTGTCTTCCCAGACCCCGAAGACCTGCTGAACTCTAGATCTTTACGCTTTGTCCGCCACTGAGAATGCTACCCTTCACTTGACTGCGGAGAGGGAGAGAAACGCATTAGGCAAGGGGCTGATGGCTCTCCCAAAGCCTTCTTCTAAGTCCTGGGGTAGGAGCTATGAGAGTCAGGGATCCCACCACACCTGACTGGGATTCCCAAATCGAGCTGCTCCGACTCCCAGGACTCAAGTGGTCCAGAAGATCTACGCTGGGGCTTATCCTGGGAAAGCATCCGCGGATTCTTGAGCCCGTTCTTGCTTGAGGATGGGTCCTCTGTATTCAGGGGTGTGGGAAAGTAAGAAGCACCTCTTTGCCCGGGCTACACTTAGCACTCTGGAGGTTTGAGCACTAGGCGGAAAGACATACTTTGAATTGTCAGATATGGTCTGCCGGCTAGACTGTGACTTCCTCTCCTGGAGCTGGGCACTTACTTATCCCACCATGACCATTAAGAGGCTAGGATGTCTGGGAGATTTCTTACTGTGTCCCAAGCCACCTACTGTGGAAGATTGAAAAATAGAAACTTCATCCTAGGTTGACAAAAGGGGGCTAGGAAAATCCCTGTCAGCACGGGGGCTAGAGCGCCCTTCTGGAATTGTTTTAGAGGATGCTCTATGTAAGTGGGGCTGGACATGGGGAAAGATGGTAGTATTTTTTCGTACCCTGggctttcatgtgtgtgtgtgtgtgtgtgtgtgtgtgtgtgtgtcagctaaCGTATCTGACTGATGCTTGGGTCCCTGGCATCTTGATTCCCATCCATGTTGCCGACTCCTGCGTTTATGTGATGGTCCTTCTGTGATCTTGGCATGTCCAGGCCTGTTTGGGGTTGCTTAGCAACTCTCCAGGCTCAGGTATATCTGTGGTATGTGTGAGAGCAGATTGAGATTTAGTTTAAtcatagggtgtgtgtgtgtttgcgtgtgtgtttaTGCCCACACCACCACGTAGGCAGGAGGGGCTCGTTTGAGTTTGACTCACTGGGCCCTCCCTATGAGAGGTAAAAGCCACTGGGCTTAGCTGGGCCTCTGAGACCTCCGGGAGCTCTTGGTTGCTGAGACAACCATGAGTCTGTTGCTAGGAAATAGCCGGGTAAGGCCTAAGGCTGTCCTGGGCAGACAGGAGACaaagagggaggagaatggaGAGGATATAGAAAGGGCTAGCATTTCTGAGTTCCCGAGTGGATGGGGCACACACACGCATCGTCTTCGCTGGGATTCATCTATCACTGTGacttaaaagaagagaaataaaattgctTTCAAAACCACAGTTGTGTCAAGGCCACTGTCCCCTTGCAACAGAAAACCCTGATGTCTCCCTTTATTCCCTACTAGAGATGCCTTTCAGCCTCCGGTTCCAGGGGCAGCTTTGCCGGAGCCAAGGGGTGAAACAATGGCATTGTTCTAGATCAGTCTAGAACCTCAGAACATTCTGGGTCTTCTCTGGTCCAAGGGGGTCCAGTTCCCACCCATCCTCCAGCaggccccatgtgggtgctggcactgCTTGGGGTTTTCCTGGCCGCTGCCAAGGCTTGTATCTTTTGTCGCCTCCCAGCTCATGCCTTGCCAAGCCGCCTGGCTCAGCTCAGTAGCCAGATGGAGACGCCTTGGAAGGAATGGGCTTCCCCGGATTTCTCAGCCTTTGCCTTAGGTAATATAAGACACACAAGTTAGCCCTGCGACAGCCACCCGTCTACCCTAAAAAGGGGTAGCCCGTGAGATCCTAGCTGTGTCCTTCAGTCAATGCTGCCCCctctggaacacactggcttTATAGGAAAAACAAAGACTCCAGAGCCTACTGAGAGAATAGCTCGTTCTTGCCCGTCTCCACAGATGAGGTGACCATGAACAAAATCACGGAGAAGACTCACAGAGTCCTGAGGGTCATGGGTGAGGTCAGGGGTTGGGACCTAGGAAGACCCAacggaggatgggggtgggggatgtaAAGACGGGCTGCTCAGGGAAGGGGGCGTGGAAGGCAGCACCGCTGAAGCCTAGGACGATATAGCCGTGCTGTGCCTCTCCAGAGATAAAAGGATCCATCTCCTCGCTTCCTACATATTGGCAATGGCTTCAGAAGACCAAGATCCCCCAGTACACTAGGGAAGGTATTGATGGGGAAGGCATCAAGAAGGTACCTAGGATTTGTAGCCAAGTGGAGTGTGATCGAATAGGTCAGCCACCCCTCTTTGTCATTTCAGCTCTCTGTGCTCCTGTCTGCTGTGAGTAAAAGGGTAATAAGCCGGAAGAAGTTGGGTGGCTGGAAGGGTGGAGGCCCTGGCTTCGCTCGCCAGCGCTGCTCCTATTGTCTCCTGCAGGGGGCAGCACCATCCTGTACAACTGCTCCACCTGCGAGGGCAAGGAGGTGTCTTGTTGGCCCCGAAAGCGCTGCTTCCCAGGTTCTTACTCCTTACCCTCCTCCTCAGACCCCTTAGGTGCCCTGGTGTGATCTGCGGGAACATCCACAGCATCCTGGGTTCCTTGCAGGAAGTCACGATCTGTGGGATGCTAAGATTCTGCTCTTATCGATCTTCGAAATTGTCCTGCTTTTGGGTGTTGTGAGCCTCCACGTAGAGTGAGTTGCGGGGATAATCGGAAGAATGCCGGAATCcgtccctttctccttcctcccaagcCCCTTCCCCGCTTCCTTCTGGGTCTCCCATCCTCTGTCTTCTTTCAGGTACCGCCACCTGCAAGCGAAAGACTTGTGAAGATGCTGGCTGCTTTCCCAGCCCCAGCTCTAAGGAATTTGTGCCCACGAGTTCTACATCGCTAAGGTGGGAACAAGCCACCTTTTAGACCCAGTCCCAAAGCCTCAGATCCTAAAATTCAGACCTTTGTAGTCAATATTAGTGTCAGATGCCTCCAGGAACCCAAGCACCCACAGCTGCAaagttcctcctcctcttcactcCACCAATCAGAGAGCAGTGGATGATGCCAGGAAATTATCTACAGAAGGAAAGAATCCCTCCCCACCATTCCCGGAAAGCGGGGGACTGTTGGCCTGTAGATGCTGCTCTAGGCCCTCCAATGACTGATCGCAAATCCGGGAAGGAGAGTTCTGGAAAACTCACTCCCTCTGGGGTGAGACCACATCAGTCAGCCCGCTGGCATGCAGTCCCTCCATTGTGTTAATCCTGTGCAGGCCTGGCCTCCGCTCCTGCTGGGCCCAACTAAATTTGGTGTGCCATGCCTTCCGACTGTGCCTGGCCTCTCTCTGCAACTTGGGTAGGCGAGAGAATGGAGATTCTTAGGAATTCCAATTAGGGGTCCCCTCCCCTCCGCTATTTAGTAATGTCTGGAAACAGTTCTGTTTTGATTGGGGATGTGTTCCTGGCATCTACTGGGTGCAGACTTAGGCGGCTACTAAACATCCTAGGACACACAGGAAAATCCTGCCCTAATGTCAACAATTTATGGTGGAGAAAACAGCATGCCGGGCCTCTGTGTACTAGGGACTTGGGTTAGGCTGACAAGGGATGGAAAATGAAGAGCGGCCTGTGGCCAGCCACTCCTGATAAAATCACTCATGCCCAGATGAGGTGCTAGCATTCAGCTAGTTTTCAAGCTGAGGGCAAGTGTTCTCAGATAGCACATCTGGGGTTATCTGGACAGTTTCCAGACAGCTCGTGCTTCTGTCCCTCCCGGAGTGTGAGTGAAGTGGACCACACGAAGGCGTGGTTAACATGATCTACAGCCAGGGGAGGACCGTTGTCCTAGCATTGCCTAGGGACGGAAAGAGATGCGCTctgggggtttctctgtgtaacagctctgactctcctggaacttgatttgtagatcagggtgaccttgaactcacagagatccacctgcctctgccacccaaaggctgagattaaaggtgcgcaccatcATGCCCTGccctaaattttgtttttagattttgtttgtttagttatcATGTGTGTAGGCTTGTGTGGaccacagcacacgtgtggaggtcagaaaacaattgGCTGGAGTCGGTTTTCCTTCTACCACgagggtcccagggactgaactcagatcattaTAATGGCAAGCTCCTtaacctgctgaaccatctctgctgccttttgtttttgcttttgagacagggtctgtcagcTTAGCTTGGCCTCCAACTTACTATgatgctgaggatgaccttgagcctctgaccttcctgtctcttcctcctaagtgctgagattatagaatGCAGCACCGCCATCCGGCCCTGCTTGTTTTACACATTCCAGACAATCCTTCACCTTATACATGAAAATATGAGAGCCATAGGTCATATAAAATCACAGATCATAGGGAAACTCATCCATTATTTGGACAATAGTGAATACCTGCCAGGTACCAGGTAGCATCACTACTCAAGAAGGTATGAGAAGCCCCATGATGTCCTTACCTCAGGGGAGGTACAGTTCTCTGGATGGCAGCCGCCATGTCCCCTGCTCTGCTCAGCCTCCATTTCGGGGATCAACATTTTAGAGTTGTTCCCGTTCTCCTGATCCACAATACCACCCATTGTTCCAGGATCTACCCTGTCTGCCCCCTTCCCCTGTGGTGGTCTCCAGCCCAGAGGACCTTAGTCTCCTGCATGCTCCATCTGTTGTGAAGGCTCCTTCTGGGCCCAGTTCATTCTCAGTGGCCACGCGGGTCCTCCCAAAGCTCCGTGTTTCTCAAGCATGTGATGAAGTTGGGTTTTGGAGTTGGGCTGCTTGACTTCAAATCCTTGGTCTGCTCTGACTGGGCCTTGGTGACTTATTTCCACTCCCTGTGCCTTTTCCTTTTATGTTGCTTTTGACACAGTCTTATgtagctgggattagaggcagaTGTCGCAGCTTTAGCAGCATTTTGTATGGGTTTGTTTTGGGCAGCAttcctttaatctaagcactatTGTATTCCGTTAATTGTATGATATAAGGgaagagagacagctcagctgtgaagagctcttgcagaggacccaggttctgttcctagcacccacatggcagtaaCAGCTGTCTAAAACTCCAGTAATAAGGGGTCCAGTACCTTCTTGTGGCCTCTGTGCACCCCAGGgatgcatatggtacacatacctacatgctggaaaaacattcatacacataaaatgaaaacaaaatcttaacaGATTTGTGAAGCCATCAATTATATGCTATTACTGTGTGTTAAGAGAAAAACCATCTCTCGATTAAGCTATGGCCTGCCTGTAGCTAAAATTCTCTCTGACTGCAAAGAtgtcaaaatgtaaaaaatgaatagaattttttaaattatctgtttTTAAATAGGAAGAGGACTGTGGGTGtagcaatattttgtttgttttaacaaataaagcttacctgaagatcagagtgcagagctaagccactagaagccagggaatggtggtacacacttttattttattttattttgtttttttgagacagggtttctctgtggctttggagcctgtcctggtgctagctcggtagaccaggctggtctcgaactcacagagatccgcctgcctctgcctcccgagtgctgggattaaaggcgtgcgccaccttcGCCCGgctggtggtacacacttttaatcccaggagacagaggcagaggggtctctgttagttcaaggtcaccccagactacacaagattgaatctgtccaAAAAAGATACAGAGCTCACACAAGGtgtgatcccagtgcttgggatcacacacctccagtcccagcactagggtggtggagacaggagctcaatgcagtctgaggacaggatcgtgcttttggtctgagcattggtagaggtaaaatgtctctctagaggctgctgctgcttctctgatcttcagcattaacccctacagctgactttgggtttttattattaataccaaatAGAACGTGTGCTACATGtggaagctggagagacagctcagcggttgagagcgttggttgctcttccagaagtcctgagttcagttcccagcaaccacatggctgctcacaactatctatagtaggatctggtgccctcttctgaagtgcaggcatacatgcagacaggcaCTATATGCATAATTAATAAGTAGATCTTTTGAAAGGAACTGTGTAAGGTGTCTCCtgctataatcctaacacttgggatgTGGAAGCTGGAgaatcagagttcaaggtcattcttggttgcatattaagttcaaggccaacctgaactcCAGGAGACCCTGAGACtcagttttcaaaaacaaaaacaaagcaggatctagagaaatggctcagtgcttaagagtgcttgctgctcttacagaggacctagctttggttcccagcactggcAACCGTCTGTAACCACAGTTTTGGGGGGCCACGCTTCTTCAGAACTCCAGATTCCTGTATGTATatggtacacatgtgcatacacacatacataacatcaAAAgtgtaaaaagcaaaaattaagaaggagctgggtggtggtggcaatatgcctttaattcccagccccaacatggcagctcacaattgtgactccagtctcaggggatctgatagccacacacagccatacctgcaggcaaaacaccaatgcacataaaatagaaatatatttttttttaaa
The Microtus pennsylvanicus isolate mMicPen1 chromosome 11, mMicPen1.hap1, whole genome shotgun sequence genome window above contains:
- the Tmem95 gene encoding sperm-egg fusion protein TMEM95, with translation MWVLALLGVFLAAAKACIFCRLPAHALPSRLAQLSSQMETPWKEWASPDFSAFALDEVTMNKITEKTHRVLRVMEIKGSISSLPTYWQWLQKTKIPQYTREALCAPVCWGSTILYNCSTCEGKEVSCWPRKRCFPGSHDLWDAKILLLSIFEIVLLLGVVSLHVEYRHLQAKDL
- the Kctd11 gene encoding BTB/POZ domain-containing protein KCTD11 — protein: MLGAMFRADTLMPANLNPQGDGHYFIDRDGKAFRHILNFLRLGRLDLPRGYGETALLKAEADFYQIRPLLDALRELEASRGTPAPRAALLHADVDVNPRLVHFSARRGPHHYELSSVQVDTFRANLFCTDPECLGAMRNRFGVASGDRAESGPHFRLEWASRPRELPEVEYERLGLQPLWTGGPENRREVANTPAFLEEVLRVALEHGFRLDSVFPDPEDLLNSRSLRFVRH